A part of Actinobaculum sp. 313 genomic DNA contains:
- a CDS encoding LppA family lipoprotein: protein MQQQSVSDIPISQARAETLTLLISIYDMLSDKYDVGEWTPRTTADQASLSARIDCPEGYISERYTLATSTFPLTEENWDQALQDVYELATPYGFQAPEPYVHSKGNAAILVNPDNGATVLLKYEGATAVIVDTGCAQGVGFDDWPDGTEPIPEYLRGSGRGSWATIEPEEWPTTTPTPVTEETTP from the coding sequence GTGCAGCAGCAATCCGTCTCCGATATCCCTATCTCCCAGGCCCGCGCCGAAACCCTCACTTTGCTTATCTCTATCTACGACATGCTCTCCGACAAATACGACGTCGGAGAATGGACACCCCGCACCACCGCCGACCAAGCCAGCCTATCGGCTCGCATCGACTGTCCAGAAGGCTATATCTCCGAGAGATATACGCTGGCAACATCGACTTTTCCGTTGACCGAGGAGAACTGGGACCAAGCCTTACAGGACGTCTACGAGCTAGCGACACCCTACGGCTTCCAAGCCCCAGAACCCTACGTCCATAGCAAAGGCAACGCCGCCATCCTCGTCAACCCTGACAATGGTGCGACTGTCCTTCTCAAGTATGAGGGGGCAACTGCCGTTATAGTCGACACTGGCTGCGCGCAAGGTGTTGGATTCGACGACTGGCCCGACGGCACCGAGCCCATCCCGGAATACCTACGTGGCTCCGGCCGCGGCAGCTGGGCCACCATCGAACCCGAAGAATGGCCCACCACAACACCAACACCTGTAACTGAGGAGACAACACCATGA
- a CDS encoding LppA family lipoprotein, whose product MTTQHHHHMRARPARLAAVLTSLCLLVTAGCADTRSKYFGEPVQQQSVSDIPISQARAETLTLLISIYDMLSDKYDVGEWPAFTTTDQAALTAGLQCPDGYTSETYHLASSTRPLTEENWDQALQDVYELAKPYGFTSPEPYVHSKGNAAILVNPDNGAAIILSYVGITAVTIDTGCARGVGFDDWPEGTEPIPEYLRGSGRGRWATIEPEEWPTTTPDPSTGATP is encoded by the coding sequence ATGACAACACAGCACCACCACCATATGCGGGCACGCCCGGCCCGCCTCGCCGCCGTCCTCACAAGCCTGTGCTTGCTTGTTACGGCCGGGTGTGCGGACACGCGCAGCAAGTATTTCGGTGAGCCTGTGCAGCAGCAATCCGTCTCCGATATCCCTATCTCCCAGGCCCGCGCCGAAACCCTCACCCTCCTCATCAGCATCTACGACATGCTCTCCGACAAATACGACGTCGGAGAATGGCCGGCCTTTACCACCACGGACCAGGCTGCTCTCACTGCCGGACTGCAATGCCCAGACGGCTACACCTCAGAGACATACCATCTAGCCTCGTCCACTCGTCCATTGACCGAGGAGAACTGGGACCAAGCCCTCCAAGACGTCTATGAGTTAGCGAAACCCTACGGTTTTACCTCCCCAGAACCCTACGTTCATAGCAAAGGCAACGCCGCTATCCTCGTCAACCCCGACAATGGTGCTGCCATCATACTGTCGTACGTGGGGATCACCGCAGTCACCATTGATACTGGCTGTGCCCGTGGTGTTGGGTTTGATGACTGGCCCGAGGGTACCGAGCCCATCCCGGAATACCTGCGCGGTTCCGGCCGCGGCAGGTGGGCCACCATCGAACCCGAAGAATGGCCCACCACCACACCCGACCCCAGTACTGGGGCAACACCATGA
- a CDS encoding alpha/beta hydrolase encodes MAAFSDLLLWKGRLLREAASELHAKALKYDYVREQLESINSDGELEGAFATAEIHSRNALADDAADIVTLYEKVASRFRDAAEEVDRICSDAYALKDEAASHDVTINEDGTVSGIPVRWWDPGPVTMEKITPTAQEEIGSQVHQLMQRAEQLLQVLKGVYEELAGTEKLATGADTSIIQAGVSQPDPGWSPHEVNDWWTALTPAEQREIGLNHPEWIGNLDGIPLDCRSKANTIRLWSDPDYEALRAVVDELDLRDYVEDNPRDRERAIELWETLKKYAPDGHAAADKVFTVEALRAHFPMESPQALWDSPPGQYSLLVYDFNGSSEHMRGVIGVGDIDHAENVVTFTPGMTSNVLENLAGTPTSWGYDVQNMNTVLREASVQLRSNPARASEEAAGVVWLDYEPPDMNELLPLPTRGAVRSPLTTNMADDGAPRLSVFLDGLEATHAAGDFNLTNMGHSFGSLTAGLAAQETTAPDNTIFIGSPGVGTISNAELNMIGGHTFVGEADGDAVADLGWYSLDPDRVPVFENFSTDATTDVDGTRYEGSEGHSEYLTKPKNPTIRSTTSVHNIASIIIGEGMAIPDKD; translated from the coding sequence ATGGCAGCGTTTTCTGATTTGTTGTTGTGGAAGGGCAGGTTGCTGAGGGAGGCTGCGTCTGAGTTGCATGCGAAGGCGCTCAAGTATGACTACGTGCGTGAGCAGTTGGAGTCAATCAACTCTGATGGCGAGTTGGAGGGTGCGTTCGCGACGGCGGAGATACACTCGCGTAACGCGCTTGCCGATGATGCTGCCGATATTGTCACCTTGTATGAGAAGGTTGCGAGTCGTTTCCGGGATGCTGCCGAGGAGGTGGACCGTATTTGTTCGGATGCGTATGCCCTTAAGGATGAGGCGGCTTCTCATGATGTGACAATCAACGAGGATGGCACAGTGTCGGGTATTCCCGTGCGCTGGTGGGATCCGGGGCCGGTGACGATGGAGAAGATTACCCCTACCGCGCAAGAAGAAATTGGCAGTCAAGTCCACCAGTTGATGCAGCGCGCCGAGCAACTGTTACAAGTCCTCAAGGGAGTCTACGAGGAACTAGCCGGGACAGAGAAGCTTGCCACGGGCGCGGATACGTCTATTATTCAGGCCGGGGTCAGTCAGCCTGATCCGGGGTGGAGTCCGCACGAGGTCAACGATTGGTGGACGGCGCTCACACCGGCCGAGCAGCGCGAGATCGGTCTTAATCATCCGGAGTGGATTGGCAATCTGGATGGGATACCACTGGATTGCCGGTCGAAGGCGAATACGATCCGCCTGTGGAGTGATCCTGATTATGAAGCGTTGCGCGCGGTGGTTGATGAACTTGATCTTCGTGATTATGTGGAGGATAACCCGCGTGATCGTGAGCGAGCTATCGAGTTGTGGGAGACGCTGAAGAAGTATGCGCCAGACGGGCATGCGGCGGCTGATAAAGTGTTCACTGTCGAGGCGCTGCGGGCTCATTTCCCGATGGAGAGCCCGCAGGCTTTGTGGGATTCCCCGCCGGGGCAGTACAGTCTGCTGGTCTATGATTTCAACGGCAGTTCGGAGCATATGCGTGGTGTGATCGGTGTGGGCGATATTGATCACGCGGAGAATGTTGTCACCTTCACCCCGGGTATGACCTCCAATGTTCTTGAGAACCTGGCAGGCACTCCAACCTCTTGGGGATACGACGTACAGAACATGAACACCGTACTGCGGGAAGCAAGTGTTCAACTAAGAAGTAATCCCGCTCGTGCGAGCGAAGAAGCGGCTGGTGTGGTGTGGTTGGATTATGAGCCGCCGGATATGAATGAGCTTTTGCCCCTCCCCACCCGTGGGGCCGTGCGCTCGCCTCTTACCACGAATATGGCTGATGATGGCGCGCCGCGGTTGAGTGTCTTCCTGGATGGCCTGGAAGCCACGCATGCTGCGGGTGATTTCAATTTGACGAATATGGGGCATTCGTTTGGTTCTCTGACTGCGGGTCTTGCCGCGCAGGAGACCACCGCTCCGGATAACACCATCTTTATCGGTTCTCCTGGGGTGGGAACCATCTCGAATGCCGAGCTGAATATGATCGGTGGGCATACCTTCGTCGGGGAGGCCGATGGTGATGCGGTTGCCGATCTGGGCTGGTATAGCCTGGACCCGGATCGCGTGCCCGTCTTCGAGAACTTCAGCACCGACGCTACTACCGATGTTGACGGTACCCGCTACGAAGGGTCCGAAGGACACTCAGAGTACCTGACCAAGCCGAAGAACCCGACTATCCGTTCCACTACCTCCGTGCACAATATTGCCAGCATTATTATTGGTGAAGGTATGGCAATCCCCGACAAGGACTGA
- the rpmB gene encoding 50S ribosomal protein L28, with product MASVCDVCGKHPGFGKSVSHSHVRTNRRWNPNIQRVRAVVNGTTKRLNVCTSCIKAGKVERAI from the coding sequence GTGGCTTCTGTTTGTGATGTTTGCGGCAAGCACCCGGGCTTCGGTAAGAGCGTCTCGCATTCCCACGTGCGGACCAACCGCCGGTGGAATCCGAATATTCAGCGCGTGCGCGCCGTTGTGAACGGTACAACCAAGCGCCTTAACGTTTGCACCTCGTGCATTAAGGCCGGCAAGGTCGAGCGCGCCATCTGA
- a CDS encoding ATP-dependent DNA helicase RecG: protein MSTAVTSDGWTALTRPLERALGKRTANALAKLDLHTVGDLIYHFPFRLAHRGELMPIAAVREGEPVTVIARVIGTNLRPMNARRGYILQVRITDGTYDLALTFFGKSSRPLQYHERRLQVGTVATFSGTISSYRGQLQLTHPEYELVEDEPDLARLERPIPIYHAAERVPSWQVEKAITAVLPSITPADLLDPLPPEYRQQHGLPARYDAVRTLHMPDDDASWKQATVRMAHEEAFVLQANLARRAAMAKDRATAAFPLHAGGILEAFDARLPYRLTTGQRAVGEEIAAELATTTPMQRLLQGDVGSGKTVVALRAMLQVVDGGGQAALLAPTEVLAWQHLRTIEDLLGPLALGGQLGAAEGATRVEILTGSLTVRQRRQALARIASGEAGIVVGTHALLSEDVQIPFLGLAVVDEQHRFGVDQRDRLAGGVHTLVMTATPIPRTIAMSVFGDLDVSTLRELPAGRKSVATTVVPASNERWMARVWERAREEVDGGGRVYVVCPRIDGEENPDEDLASVMDVAEELRCRPVLNGIAIGVMHGRLSTEEKTAAMAEFAGGNTPIVVSTTVIEVGVDVPEATLMVILDVDRFGLSQLHQLRGRIGRGGKEGTCLAVSRAIAGTLAAERLAVFASTTDGFELADRDLQLRSEGDVLGTSQSGRASHLRFLSVTRDAELIARARDAARAVVANDPTLVDHPELAAAVAELDEGRADYLEKG, encoded by the coding sequence ATGTCGACGGCGGTAACGAGTGACGGGTGGACGGCGCTGACCCGCCCGCTGGAGCGCGCTCTGGGTAAACGTACCGCAAACGCGCTAGCTAAACTCGACCTGCATACCGTTGGTGATCTCATCTATCATTTTCCGTTCCGCCTCGCCCACCGTGGCGAACTCATGCCCATTGCGGCCGTGCGCGAAGGCGAACCGGTGACGGTAATCGCCCGCGTGATCGGTACCAACCTGCGCCCCATGAATGCCCGGCGCGGCTATATCCTGCAGGTCCGCATCACCGACGGAACATACGACCTGGCGCTGACGTTCTTCGGCAAAAGCAGCCGCCCGCTGCAGTATCACGAACGCCGCCTACAGGTGGGCACCGTCGCCACCTTCTCCGGAACAATCTCCTCCTACCGCGGCCAACTGCAACTGACCCATCCCGAGTATGAACTCGTGGAGGACGAACCAGATTTAGCCCGCCTGGAACGGCCGATTCCGATCTACCACGCTGCCGAGCGGGTGCCGTCCTGGCAGGTGGAGAAGGCGATCACGGCAGTCCTTCCGTCCATCACACCGGCCGACTTGCTGGATCCTCTGCCTCCGGAGTATCGGCAGCAGCACGGCCTCCCCGCCCGTTACGACGCCGTGCGTACGTTACATATGCCCGACGACGACGCTTCCTGGAAGCAGGCGACGGTCCGCATGGCACACGAGGAGGCCTTCGTTTTGCAGGCGAATCTGGCCCGGCGCGCCGCGATGGCGAAAGACCGTGCCACGGCGGCGTTCCCGTTGCACGCAGGCGGCATTCTTGAGGCTTTCGACGCGCGTTTGCCTTACCGGCTCACCACGGGTCAGCGTGCGGTTGGGGAAGAGATCGCGGCCGAATTGGCCACCACAACACCCATGCAACGCCTGCTGCAGGGCGATGTCGGCTCGGGGAAGACGGTGGTTGCCCTGCGTGCCATGCTGCAGGTGGTCGACGGAGGCGGGCAGGCTGCCCTGCTGGCTCCCACTGAAGTACTCGCCTGGCAGCATTTGCGAACAATTGAAGATTTACTCGGCCCGCTGGCGCTCGGCGGACAGCTCGGTGCGGCGGAAGGCGCAACCAGGGTGGAAATACTGACCGGCTCGCTTACCGTTCGACAGCGGCGGCAGGCGTTGGCGCGAATCGCTTCTGGAGAAGCGGGGATCGTCGTCGGAACCCATGCGTTGCTCTCGGAGGACGTGCAGATCCCTTTTCTTGGACTGGCGGTGGTTGACGAACAGCACCGCTTCGGCGTCGACCAACGTGACCGCCTCGCGGGCGGTGTGCACACCCTGGTCATGACGGCAACGCCGATCCCGCGCACAATCGCAATGAGTGTTTTTGGGGATCTGGATGTCTCCACGCTGCGCGAGCTTCCGGCCGGGCGCAAAAGCGTTGCGACCACGGTTGTTCCGGCCAGCAATGAGCGGTGGATGGCTCGTGTCTGGGAGCGTGCGCGGGAAGAAGTCGATGGCGGGGGGCGTGTGTACGTCGTCTGCCCCCGTATCGACGGTGAGGAGAACCCGGACGAGGACCTTGCCAGCGTGATGGATGTGGCGGAGGAGCTGCGGTGCCGTCCGGTGTTGAACGGGATCGCAATCGGTGTGATGCACGGGCGTCTTAGCACGGAGGAGAAAACTGCTGCCATGGCAGAATTCGCGGGCGGTAACACCCCGATCGTCGTCTCCACCACGGTTATTGAGGTGGGCGTGGATGTGCCCGAGGCGACCCTGATGGTTATTCTCGACGTGGACCGCTTCGGTCTGTCACAACTGCACCAATTGCGTGGGCGGATTGGCCGCGGCGGCAAGGAAGGCACCTGCCTGGCAGTTTCGCGTGCAATTGCGGGAACCTTGGCGGCCGAGCGACTCGCGGTTTTCGCTTCGACGACAGACGGATTCGAGCTGGCCGACCGCGATCTTCAATTGCGATCCGAAGGCGACGTGTTGGGAACCAGCCAGTCGGGACGTGCCTCACACCTGCGGTTTCTGTCCGTTACACGTGATGCTGAACTCATCGCTCGGGCGCGCGACGCCGCCCGAGCGGTGGTGGCCAATGATCCAACGCTTGTAGATCATCCGGAGCTTGCGGCCGCCGTCGCCGAACTGGATGAAGGCCGTGCCGACTATCTGGAAAAGGGGTAG
- the rsmD gene encoding 16S rRNA (guanine(966)-N(2))-methyltransferase RsmD — MTRIVAGSAGGRVIKVPTVNTRPTSERVREALFSRLEHRGYVADCNVLDLFAGSGALGLEAASRGAAHVELVESSRPAAKLIRQNAANLGLDVQVHTAKAESWVTLPPRREFDLVLLDPPYALEEAVLGQILFGLMPHVADDALVVVERAKRSPEPRWPDGLELQDFRDWGDTRVWSAIHRSPGH; from the coding sequence ATGACCCGCATTGTGGCCGGTAGCGCCGGAGGCAGAGTTATTAAAGTGCCGACGGTGAATACCCGGCCCACCTCTGAGCGAGTCCGCGAGGCGTTATTCTCTCGCTTAGAGCATCGCGGCTATGTCGCGGACTGCAACGTTTTGGATCTATTCGCCGGCTCGGGAGCCCTCGGACTAGAGGCGGCATCACGCGGTGCCGCACACGTGGAACTGGTCGAATCCTCGCGCCCTGCGGCCAAGCTCATCCGGCAGAATGCGGCGAACCTCGGCCTCGATGTGCAGGTCCACACCGCCAAGGCCGAGTCATGGGTGACGCTGCCCCCGCGTAGGGAATTTGACCTCGTGCTGTTGGACCCGCCGTATGCGCTGGAGGAGGCTGTGCTTGGGCAGATTCTTTTCGGTCTTATGCCGCATGTGGCTGATGATGCCCTCGTCGTCGTGGAGCGGGCGAAACGCTCTCCTGAACCCCGTTGGCCGGATGGTCTGGAATTGCAAGACTTCCGTGACTGGGGAGACACCCGGGTGTGGAGTGCGATTCACCGCTCTCCGGGGCACTAG
- the coaD gene encoding pantetheine-phosphate adenylyltransferase: MTIAVCPGSFDPITLGHMDVIRRARGLFDEVVVAVGANPAKRYLFSAEERCALASEALADIPGVRVELLPGLIAEYCRDIGAFAIIRGLRGAADYDEEQAMALMNRHLTGIETVFIMGDTNLGHVASSLVKDVASHGGDISGLVPKNVAEALVKRVRQNGEN, from the coding sequence ATGACAATTGCGGTGTGTCCGGGATCCTTTGATCCCATCACCCTCGGGCATATGGATGTGATTCGTCGGGCGAGGGGTTTGTTCGACGAGGTCGTCGTGGCCGTGGGAGCGAACCCTGCAAAACGGTATCTATTCTCAGCCGAGGAGCGATGCGCCCTGGCGTCCGAGGCGTTGGCGGACATCCCCGGTGTGCGCGTCGAACTCCTGCCCGGTCTCATCGCCGAGTACTGCCGCGATATCGGCGCTTTCGCAATCATTAGAGGTTTGCGCGGAGCAGCGGATTACGATGAGGAACAGGCCATGGCATTGATGAATAGACACCTCACAGGTATCGAGACAGTGTTTATCATGGGCGATACCAACCTGGGGCATGTGGCATCCTCTCTGGTTAAGGATGTGGCAAGTCACGGCGGTGATATTTCAGGGCTGGTACCGAAAAACGTTGCGGAGGCACTCGTGAAACGCGTCCGCCAGAACGGGGAGAACTGA
- a CDS encoding YceD family protein — translation MDLRSPYVISIVELPRQEGASMNWEATLDAPSDMGVEMIGVPAGSPVRVALTLHSVSEGVYVSGTVSTRLVGQCARCLRDIAEDTAESVAELVFYPERRSALMTEGDEEAAAAQVVEHDHIDLEPILRDAVVLALPFTPLCRPDCPGLCSECGQPWDELPTDHHHEQVDSRFDALAELEAELRDQEQQ, via the coding sequence ATGGATCTGAGAAGTCCGTATGTCATTTCCATCGTGGAATTGCCTCGCCAAGAGGGTGCCAGCATGAACTGGGAGGCGACCCTCGATGCTCCTTCCGATATGGGCGTGGAAATGATCGGTGTTCCCGCGGGCAGCCCGGTGCGGGTGGCACTGACGTTGCATTCCGTCTCCGAGGGCGTGTACGTCTCCGGTACGGTATCGACCCGGTTGGTCGGGCAGTGCGCGCGCTGTCTGCGGGATATCGCGGAGGATACGGCAGAGTCCGTTGCAGAACTCGTGTTTTACCCGGAGCGACGCTCCGCTCTTATGACAGAGGGTGACGAAGAAGCGGCAGCGGCACAGGTGGTAGAGCACGACCATATCGACCTGGAGCCGATTCTGCGCGACGCCGTCGTATTGGCCTTGCCATTCACGCCTCTGTGCCGCCCAGACTGCCCCGGGCTGTGTTCCGAATGCGGCCAGCCCTGGGATGAATTGCCGACGGATCATCACCACGAACAGGTCGATTCACGTTTTGACGCCCTCGCCGAACTGGAAGCCGAATTGCGCGATCAGGAGCAGCAGTGA
- the rnc gene encoding ribonuclease III, producing the protein MSYHDLVDRWGIDIARPLLRLALTHRSFAYEHDEEHNERLEFLGDSVLGMIVADMVFREFPDASEGDMSRMKTHAVSEKGLADIAHRLGIGEFIRLGRGEKQSGGAQKDSILSDTVEALIGATYLQHGLEPTRRIVEGLTAERIAEASTLGPSLDWQTSFEEIAHQRGMVGTLKFDVTSEGPDHQRVFTAVAYMGDRQWGTGTGSSQKNARHKAAEASYKMITADA; encoded by the coding sequence GTGAGCTACCACGACTTGGTTGATAGATGGGGCATCGATATCGCGCGACCGTTGTTACGCCTGGCGCTGACGCATCGCAGCTTCGCCTATGAACACGACGAAGAACACAACGAACGCCTCGAGTTCCTGGGTGACTCCGTGCTGGGCATGATCGTCGCAGATATGGTTTTCCGCGAGTTTCCAGACGCCAGCGAGGGTGACATGTCGCGTATGAAAACGCATGCGGTCTCCGAGAAGGGCCTGGCTGATATCGCTCATCGACTTGGGATTGGAGAGTTCATCCGGCTCGGGCGCGGTGAGAAGCAAAGCGGGGGAGCGCAGAAGGACTCCATCCTCTCGGACACTGTGGAGGCGCTCATCGGTGCCACTTACCTGCAACACGGTCTGGAACCGACGCGAAGGATCGTGGAGGGGTTGACCGCTGAGAGAATCGCCGAGGCAAGTACGCTCGGACCGAGCCTGGACTGGCAGACGAGTTTTGAGGAGATCGCGCATCAACGCGGCATGGTCGGAACACTCAAGTTCGATGTCACCAGCGAGGGCCCCGATCATCAGCGCGTATTCACCGCCGTCGCGTACATGGGAGATAGGCAGTGGGGTACGGGTACCGGCTCAAGCCAGAAGAACGCGCGGCATAAGGCCGCCGAAGCGTCCTACAAGATGATCACGGCGGATGCCTGA
- the mutM gene encoding bifunctional DNA-formamidopyrimidine glycosylase/DNA-(apurinic or apyrimidinic site) lyase has product MPELPEVETIRRGLERHVLGRTIVGVKSYGERVVRRAPQGLEPLKNSRISAVVRRGKFLWFDLGDAALVAHLGMSGQFRLGGCVRHTRAVLTLDDGQRLIFADQRTFGYLAPDFWAPSAVPGGEGSQRCAIPSMVQHIARDLLDPALDRQRLSERTCRKKTPIKTALLDQTLVSGIGSIYADEALFAARIHPLRPANTLTGQSVFHLYTEASAVLEAALMVGGTSFDALYVGVDGETGYFEISLQAYGRSGRPCSRCGNTLETLRISGRSAVFCPFCQPL; this is encoded by the coding sequence ATGCCTGAGCTTCCCGAGGTGGAGACCATCCGTCGCGGGCTGGAACGGCATGTGCTGGGGCGGACGATTGTTGGGGTGAAGTCCTACGGTGAGCGGGTCGTCCGCCGTGCACCGCAAGGGTTGGAGCCGCTGAAGAACAGCCGCATCAGTGCCGTGGTCAGGCGAGGCAAGTTCCTCTGGTTCGACCTTGGCGACGCGGCACTGGTGGCCCATCTGGGAATGTCCGGCCAGTTTCGACTGGGAGGTTGCGTGCGGCACACCCGCGCCGTTCTCACCCTCGACGACGGCCAACGCCTCATCTTTGCCGATCAACGAACATTCGGCTACCTCGCCCCAGATTTCTGGGCGCCCAGCGCGGTTCCGGGCGGTGAGGGCAGCCAACGGTGTGCGATTCCCAGTATGGTGCAGCATATTGCGCGTGACCTGTTGGATCCCGCGCTGGACCGGCAGCGTTTGTCCGAGCGGACGTGCCGGAAGAAGACGCCGATCAAAACCGCGTTACTCGATCAGACACTGGTATCCGGGATCGGATCGATTTACGCGGACGAAGCGCTGTTCGCGGCGCGCATTCACCCGTTGCGGCCGGCGAACACGCTGACTGGCCAGAGCGTGTTTCACCTGTACACGGAGGCCTCGGCGGTTCTGGAGGCAGCGCTGATGGTGGGTGGAACGTCTTTTGATGCCCTGTACGTGGGAGTCGACGGCGAAACGGGCTACTTCGAGATTTCTCTCCAGGCCTACGGGCGTAGTGGAAGGCCGTGCAGTCGCTGCGGAAACACGCTTGAGACGCTGCGCATATCGGGACGTTCGGCCGTGTTTTGCCCATTTTGCCAGCCACTGTGA
- a CDS encoding response regulator transcription factor produces MIIDDHEVVRRGIAEVVDRADGLMVVAEAGSVAEAVRRGELVHPEVALVDLRLPDGTGIDIIQQLHEVSPTTRCIVLTSFDDDDALAESLAAGAKAYLLKSVRGAEITENIRAVAAGRTLLDERTVNRRRADHNNPTANLTPSERKVLELIGDGLSNREIGERLGVAEKTVKNHITSLLSKMGLQRRTQVAAWVAGQRAAGWRNS; encoded by the coding sequence ATGATCATTGACGACCATGAAGTGGTTCGCCGTGGAATCGCCGAAGTTGTGGACCGCGCCGACGGATTGATGGTGGTCGCCGAGGCGGGAAGCGTCGCAGAAGCGGTGCGGCGTGGGGAACTCGTGCACCCCGAAGTGGCCCTCGTGGATCTGCGTCTGCCCGATGGCACAGGTATCGATATTATCCAGCAGTTGCATGAGGTTTCACCAACCACCCGTTGCATCGTACTGACATCGTTCGACGACGACGACGCCCTGGCCGAATCGCTGGCTGCAGGAGCCAAGGCGTACCTGCTCAAGTCGGTGCGCGGTGCCGAGATTACAGAGAACATCCGTGCAGTGGCGGCCGGGCGCACACTACTCGATGAACGGACCGTGAACCGGCGGCGGGCGGACCACAATAACCCAACGGCTAATCTGACACCGTCGGAGCGTAAGGTCCTGGAACTGATCGGCGACGGACTGTCGAACCGCGAGATTGGCGAACGGCTCGGAGTCGCAGAGAAAACGGTGAAGAACCACATCACGTCGCTGCTGTCAAAGATGGGGTTGCAGCGGCGCACGCAGGTTGCCGCCTGGGTTGCCGGCCAGCGAGCCGCCGGTTGGCGGAACAGCTAG